A single Hippocampus zosterae strain Florida chromosome 17, ASM2543408v3, whole genome shotgun sequence DNA region contains:
- the LOC127590268 gene encoding uncharacterized protein LOC127590268 codes for MRQRTRQEDAVYNHQCKRCLIRDKHMLRVETSEQAQEYHVSTATRRQTIQRISGKPFSFASKMNSKNLKGLKSPDVQPEKSGLLYFDETPTSKPNSFEAADSLLDGPIDALGNQSVICTKERKSPKAFSQRPLPPFWTDNMSAWERDDGSPRKEKKTVPEKQLVQWQASSQNNGGSKFRRTVSTKNTSPVNMSKLLSFGYVDEDKPTTSETESSAT; via the exons ATGCGGCAGCGGACCCGTCAGGAAGATGCCGTCTATAACCATCAGTGTAAACGCTGCCTTATTCGTGACAAACATATGTTAAGAGTTGAGACAAGTGAGCAGGCGCAAGAATACCACGTTTCCACGGCAACGAGACGCCAAACGATTCAACGAATCAGTGGGAAGCCCTTTTCCTTTGCGTCCAAAATGAATTCTAA AAATCTCAAAGGTCTTAAGAGTCCCGACGTTCAACCGGAGAAATCTG GGCTTCTGTACTTTGATGAAACACCTACATCCAAGCCCAACTCGTTCGAGGCCGCAGATTCCCTGTTGGACGGTCCAATAGACGCTCTTGGTAACCAAAG TGTCATTTGCACAAAAGAGAGGAAGAGCCCGAAAGCCTTCTCACAAAGGCCACTACCTCCTTTTTGGACAGACAATATGTCTGCATGGGAGCGGGATGATGGCAGCCCTCGCAAGGAGAAG AAAACCGTTCCTGAGAAACAATTGGTGCAATGGCAGGCCTCTAGTCAAAACAATGGAGGAAGCAAATTCAGGAGGAC tGTATCTACCAAGAACACCTCTCCAGTCAACATGTCGAAGCTATTGAGTTTCGGTTACGTCGACGAGGACAAACCAACGACGAGTGAGACTGAGTCAAGTGCTACATAA